From Aegilops tauschii subsp. strangulata cultivar AL8/78 chromosome 5, Aet v6.0, whole genome shotgun sequence:
GAAGCAAATTTTGTTCATGCTTACTACGAAGTACAAAGGATACCATGGCTCGGAAAGTAGGAGTATATCTCGGAAAAAGATGACTAATGATGTGATAATCCTATAAAAGGTTGTTGGCAAATTAGAAACAGGTGGTAGCTGGTGGCTACCCAAATTTTGTGGTCGTGTTGAACTTAAGCTTGCACAACATGTGTATTTGAATTATTTTAGCTTGGCCAATTCTTGTAAGGCTGTGGAATCATAGGTTTCACTTTGTCATCCAGGTCAAATCGAGAGTTCCTGTATCATATCCTAGAGGAAGTAATAAAAGCTGGAGCGACAACTCTCAACATCCCGGACACTGTTGGGTACACTCTCCCTCATGAATTCGGGAAATTAATTGCTGACATAAAAGCAAACACTCCTGGAATTGAAAATGCAATTATATCTACTCATTGCCAAAATGATCTTGGTCTTGCAAGTGCCAACACATTAGCGGTAATTCCTTTTTCGTATTTACTTGATTGTTTGCTATAATGTTATCATTGATCTAATCATGTTACTAATTTGACTTACCTTTAGGGTGCTTATGCAGGAGCACGACAATTAGAGGTGACTATCAATGGTATTGGTGAAAGAGCCGGAAATGCTTCCTTGGAGGAGGTGAGCTCATAATGCTATATTTATACTGTCCGCATGCATTATTTACAAGTTCCCCTTATTGGGTAGTGAAAAGACGTGTGGCCGGGTAAGGCATTACTGCTTGTCACATTTCTAATATTTTCTGACCCCTTTTCAGGTTGTCATGGCAATTAAATGTCGACGAGAACTCTTAGGTGGATTACACACTGGAATTAATTCGCAACATATTACCATGACAAGCAAAATGGTATTGATGTCTCTTGTcttattttctttgttttttgtACTTATTTTTTCCCAGGCAATTTGAGCTTATGCAAATTCTATAATTGTTTTAGGTACAAGAGCACAGTGGACTTCATGTACAGCCGCATAAAGCTATTGTTGGTGCCAATGCCTTTGCTCATGAAAGTGGAATTCATCAGGTAACCAGATGTGCAGTCTCTTTTGTTTGTATTACCATGCAAGTTTCCAATTGGTGttttagtactccctctgtaaagaaatataagagcatttagatcactactctagtgatctaaatgctcttataattctttacggagggagtagtaatgaGTAGTTTTCGCTTTCATAGCATGTAAGCATTTGTCTTTGTTTGCTGTCTTTTTGTGGTTACCATGTGCCACTTAACAATGTACGTTGATTCACAGATGATGGTACTCAAATATTTTTACTGTTTCCGTGTTAACTGTTtagtttttgtgtgtgtgtgtgtgtgcaggaTGGGATGCTTAAATTTAAAGGAACTTATGAGATAATATCGCCTGATGATATTGGTTTAACACGTGCAAATGAGTTTGGTATTGTTCTTGGGAAGCTCAGGTACCATGGAAATGTATCTTGGCCCCATAGCTATTCTGCATAATTCCTATATGACATCTATATTTGTTCTTCTCTCTTGAGCTTTCTACTATCATGATATGGTGTATCACTGTTGTTCCAAATGCTTAGATAATTAGATATTTAATATGTACATAATGTCATTACTACCAAATTCTGAGACATGTATGGGTAGACCACAAGTACAATTGATAATTTAGAAGGGTGTTATGTACACTCTTCTGGGGTGTCAACTTAAATTATTTACTTGTACTTTTATGCTATGACTGACTTCCCTATGTAGAAATAGCCAATTTATATTCCAAAGAGGAAGTTCTGCTAATTTTTTTAATTAGTAAGTTGATTCACCTAGGAACATTCAGCCTATCCTTCCTAGGTAGGGGACTTGCATGTTCATTGCTACATTCTTGAAGCTCAACCTAAATCATTTGATATGCAGGAAACCTATACTTAAATGTTTTATTTATTACTGTATATAGCATACTATTTATCATATTTACTCTTGTAGAAAAGCATAGGCCAATTTATATGTCATCTGTTGGCTTCTAAACTAGCTTAATTTAATATGGCAATCCTGCTCAAATACATTTAGATAAACATTCAATGGTAATTTAGGTCAAATTTAAGATTCTGAACCTTAATTGCAATTTGTGGTCTTTTGTTTCAGTGGAAGGCATGCTGTCAGAACCAAACTAGTGGAGGTATTTCTTGGTTAATTTGGTTGTATTTTCTAGTTAATGCAACATTTTTGTCTTCCATTTTTTGTTGCCAAATTGATGTCCTTGATGTGCAAATATGTAGCTTGGATATGAAATCAATGACAAAGAATTTGAGGATTTCTTTAAACGCTACAAAGAGGTTGCAGAGAAAAAGAAGGTGATAATTTTCTGGAGTACTCGTTCTATGTTTAGTGATATATATTTTATTCTTCTCTGTCTAAAAAGTAAAGCACGACGACATCATGGCATTGATTGATACCTCCTTGTTTTAATTTTTATAAAGCATCCCCTTTGCATGCTTTCATGGAAGCCTTACGTGTTTTTTCTATCTATTATTACTCATTAGGAGCTTGCTTTCTCAATGCATTGTTTCTCTCTAATATGTACaaagtttcttttttttttttgtaGCGTGTAACTGATGAAGACATAGAAGCTTTATTGTCTGATGAGATATTTCAGCCTAAGGTTATTTGGTCCCTTGGTGATGTACAGGTATAATTGAGCTTCAGTGGACTcctttttcgtaaatggagttgaACTATTACCTTACAGTTGTGTGTCACCTCTGCAGGCAACATGTGGAACACTTGGTTTATCTACAGCAACTGTCAAATTGATAACTATAGATGGAGAGGAAAAGATAGGATGTTCTGTTGGAACTGGCCCAGTTGATGCAGCATACAAGGCTGTTGACCAAATAATACAGGTTAGCTGTTGCTATTTTCATCTTTCTTGTAGTAAAAGACTAAATTATTTCTTCTACTGTATTATTTTTAGATATGTCAAGAGTACTTTCAGTACGATAAAGAAAACCTTTTTATGTTCATAATGTAGCTTATTACCATTTTTACAATGTTTAAATCCATTGCATCAGAAGACAATTATTGGCGCGCAATGTCCCACTCTCAGAACTactttcaatagaatgcataaaCACTAATTTGTAAATAAGATTACCTACATATATTCTTGTAACTTAGAACCATCGTAATGATTTATGATAATGGTCCATAGCATCTTCTTTTGTTTTTTACAACATCGATAGCTAGCTTCTTGACTGGTACATATTTTGATTGGTAGCTTGACAAAGAACGAAGTATCAGTTTGTGGTAACCGTAGGTCCATTTTAATGCCGTGATCTTTATGTCATTGATAGGTGTCATGAGTAAAAGAAATTTTTAAAGACCATCTTTCTTTGCCTTGAGAATTTTCGCACCTTACAAATAATGGGTTTACTTTTGGTATTCATTTTAACTGGGAAAAAATCTGGTGTATCCAAAATGATGTAATCATCTTACATGTGTAAACGGGCATTCTTCTTTCACTTAATCCATCTTCTAATTCACCACCAAAGTCATACTCTTTCCTAGATGGGGCAAATTGCTCAGAAATAATACACTGAATTCCACGAGTATAACATGGCCCTACCAATTTGGAGAAATGTTCTGCACAAAATTAGGGTTCGATCTAATGTGTCGTGTCCCTTTGTTTTACAGATTATCGTTTTTCTTAAAATAGGAGATATGACTTTAATTACCTTACCATATGCAGATTCCAACTGTTCTTAGAGAATATAGCATGACTTCGGTCACAGAAGGCATTGATGCAATTGCAACCACTCGAGTAGTCATCGCTGGAGATGTCAGCGCCGATAAACCTGCTTTGACTAGTAACTCCAATCGATCCTTCAGGTATAGTCTTACCCACCCCCTCGACCCCCCTTTCTCGCCCTCGGCGCGTGCTCATAGGTTTTCAATTTATCTTTATGCAGTGGGAGTGGCGCAGCCATGGATGTTGTCGTATCCAGTGTCCGAGCTTACCTCAGTGCCCTGAATAAGATGTCCAGTTATGTTGGTGCTGTAAAAGCCAGCAGCGAAGCACCTGAAACCATTAGTGTTCAGACCACAGAATGAGCGTTTACACTACATTTCTTTTCGGTTATGTCATCCCTGGAGCAATGTGAAATCCCCGGCAAAGTGTTTAAAATATGGTATTGCATGTTAGTAAAGAGCTGTTTGGTGGTGTAAGGGGATGGTTTTTCCAGCTGTCGTGGATCTGAAGGATATTTTGTTCTCATAGGTGAATTGCAACTTCTGTTTGAATAATGAAGCAATTTTACAACACTGTCTAGTGCAtaattttctactccctccgtaaagaaatatgatactccctttgttccataatataagaacgtttttcacactagctcttatattatgggacggagggagtagtgttTAGATCCActagtgtttagatcactaaaatagtggtctaaacgttcttatatttctttatagagggagtactatttaACAATGTTACTCCCGTAATACCAACTTAGATCATAGGGTAATCCTAGGTGGCCTGGTTTAAAGGAGCCAATGGGACTGCAGTATCTTCTTTTATAGGCAAAAAATCCCAGCACGTCATCCCTCCTATTTGCAGCCAGTCATCATTGTCCCTCGGAGCACCACCAACTTGCTAGTTGCTGCCAGTCTTCGTCGTTCCTCGCAGCACCACCAAGCTTTCTAGTCGCAGCCAGTCATAATTATTGCTCGCAGCACCTCCAGATTACCTTACCGTGGCCTCCCAGTGCTGGCTGTCACAGCATGGCGTCTGCCATCGTTTGCAGCCCATCCTTTAGACTACCCACAGTAGGAGTAACATagatagtaacatcacacatatctagataaataGATGAACATGGCAagtaataaatgaagaaagagggggaggtagtaacataactagttactagtagtatgagtaacatcacatatATCAAGGCAAAATGTGTCTATAgtctaataaatgaagtgttgcatgttaccacacataagttactccccactataaaggtagtaatatagactagtaacatgggcatgttactactctatgttactacccattgtggctagtcttatatGCTCCTAGCACGACCAGCCATCGTTGCCTCCTGGTCAGCACTTTGCCGCCACTAGGAGCACAGCCGGGCGGCCTTCTCAACACCACAAACACATCCAGCACACCGGCATCGCTCACAGTAGTTCATGCCAGTCTGTTTGGTCACAGCGTATGCCATCGTTGTCGCAGCCCATCTCATGCTCGTAGCAGGTAGCACTGGCATCACTGGTCGCAGCAGCCATCGATTGCCTTCTCCTTGCTCACAGCATCGCCGATGCCGATCGTCGTAGCAGCGTTCACAACAATTGTCTGGTCATTCCcgcaaagaaaaaaaaacaattgTCTGGTCAACTCGCTGCCGCCACTAGACCTTGCAGCACTGTCGAGCGGCCTTCACATGTCCAGCACGCCGGCACCAACCACTTCTCACAAAATGGCGTTAGGTCGTAGTGTCTGCCATTGTTACCCGCATCCCATCCCTCATGTTCGTAGCACCGACATCACCGCCGTTGGTTGCCTTCACCACACTTGCAGCGTTACCAGTCATCATAACAGCGCTCGCATTAGCCGCCTGGTCAGCTCGCGGCTACCACTAAATCTTGCATCACTGTCAAGCGGCCTTCACAGCACAACCACGTGGAACTCTCAACACATGTCTACCTCACCAAAGCAGTTGATTCTCGCAACACCGTCATCATGCAGCACGCCAAAGAGTTTGCAGCATCACCAAGTGGAACTTGCAGTGCGATCGTCGGGGTCTGCAACAACACCATGCGAGTTTGAACACATGTTTCCCTATCAAAGGAGGTGATGGCCCTAGCCGCACTACCGGCAACACGCAGCACGCCGGCTGGCTCGTAGCACGGACTTGCAACATGCGTGTCGCCTGGCCAAATACAATCGTTGATCGTCTTAGAGAGAGAGAGGCTGCTTAAataatctatatctatatctatacctatatactataataaagcaaggtgtgtttcgctaattttttcatccgttcatCCATACTTTTAATTTTGATTTTTTGCTATTCGAGGTGGTACTAAACTTTTGCGCACGCTCGTGGAAATAATATACAAACGGTACTGTTACTGGGCTCGTCGCTATgtgttttcaaaaaaaattgtcgATGGTGCAAGCACCAGCCAACCCACCTACCGATTGCTTTGTGCTTTCTAACAGATAAAACTGGTAAAATCTGTAGGCAACACATTATGCCttttgggccggcccatctaTACATAGAAGTACAGCTTTCACGTGGCATGTTTTAGAGGTTTCCCAGCCGGGTTTTactggttttgggaaccttctagatgGTTTTCTACCAGTGGAAAGATCATCTCTAACTTGCAAATGAACTCCAGCGCCAactgttccatttcttctaggAGGCCAGGCGATAATTCTTTCGCacgaagaacacggaagaaatagctcagctctgccagtactagccattcatcctcggggatgaagccacgcaacatcaccggcattatccgctcaatccatatgtgccaatcatgactttttagaccaaatattttcaatttttcaagactcgctcccctctttagatttgctgcatacccatcggggaacatcaactgcattttcacccacaaaataatttccttcatagctggccttccaagattgaaccttgcctttggcttcgtccagttccgctttcctttcggttcttgcatgttttgtaacgatctatcacatagctcctcttgatcgactctagccttagtattatcctttgatttcccctctatgccgaacaatgtaccaaaaatggcttccgcgatattcttttcagtgtgcatcacgtcgatgttgtgtgggcaaaggaggtccttgaagtaaggcagatcccacaagcatgtcttgtgagtccaggcgtgttccttattataccccttgaaataccctggatgctctggatctggctcgagagcgtttaactgatctagggtctgttggcctgtcaacgcaggtggtgcggagtgtttgacaactctacctttgatgaagttcttcttgtctttcctgaacttatggcgaggatctaGAAACGGTCTATGCAAGTCGAAGCAAGTATACTTGTGCCCTGCTgtcagccaacgaaactcaagagctcccttgcatgtggggcacgggaaccttccatgcacacaccagccaacgaatagcgcatacgccggcaagtcatgcatcgagtacatgtaccaagcacgcattatgaagttctgtttgctaaaggcgtcgtatgtattgaacccattatcccaagcttcttgcaattcgtccttaagcggctgcatgtacacattcatattcttccccggatagttgggccctggaattatcaacgtcaggaaaatgttctttctttgcataatctgcccgggggggggggagattgagtggaatgacaaacatGGGCCAACAACTGTAGTGGGCTGCCGtctgaccaaacacactgaacccatccgtgctgacgcgactcgaggatgccttggatATGCCGTTCTTTCcttatgtaatgcatcgaagcgcttccacgcttcaccatccgatgtgtgcaccatcatcacattcccatctgcatctagttcggttcttttgcccgttttgtgccatgtcatctggcTGGCCGTCTCTTTGACCATGAAAAGacattgaagtcttggtacgattggcatataccgaagaacattaacgagtattttggtctgtgtcttctcacccataccgttgtctaccacaacatacctggaagacttgcaaatgggacaatagttcaagtcctcatactgaagcctaaataagacacatcctttctcacaggcatgtatcttctcatagggcatcttaagagcacggaggattttgtctgactggtataggtttggaggtagcacatggcctttgggtagaaaccatccgaatactgtcatcatcgcgtcgtagcattctctgcccaagttgaattgagccttcaaagccattatttgtgagatggcatccagctgacaaagctcagtgtgctcgtggagaggacgttttgaggactccaacatttcagtgaaggcctttgcagattcctccatctccttgtccgagtcccgagcatcgtcaaagtcttgcaccatgtcttccatcccggtaccatgctcgtcggtgcgacgacgaaccacctcggctctggcacgttgggcagactcaccatgtaaTGTCCAGACCGTGTAACCAAGCGTAAAACCAAACTTCTGCAGGTCTGTACTCATTTCGAGCTCGTCCCTCATTTTATAGTTGTCGCACCGGACACAGGGGCACTAGCTTAAttcctggccatttgcaaatgcggctctaacaaaccccttggtttttgttaaacattcctcggtccaaactttttgttggaaatatgccctagaggcaataataaatggttattattatatttctttgttcatggtaattgtctattattcatgctataattgtattgtccggaaatcgtaatacatgtgtgaatacatagaccacaacgtgtccctagtaagcctctagttgactagctcgttgatcaacagatagtcatggtttcctgactatggacattggatgtcattgataacgggatcacatcattaggagaatgatgtgatggacaagacccaatcctaagcatagcataaaagatcgtgtagtttcgtttgctagagcttttccaatgtcaagtatcttttccttagaccatgagatcgtgcaactcccggataccgtaggagtgctttgggtgtgccaaacgtcacaacgtaactgggtgactataaaggtgcactacgggtatctccgaaagtgtctgttgggctggcacggatcgagactgggatttgtcacttcgtgtgacggagaggtatctctgggcccactcggtaatgcatcatcataatgagctcaatgtgactaaggcgttagtcacgggatcatgcattgcggtacgagtaaagagacttgccggtaacgagattgaacaaggtattgggataccgacgatcgaatctcgggcaagtaacataccgattgacaaagggaattgcatacggattgattgaatcctcaacaccgtggttcatccgatgagatcatcgtggaacatgtgggagccaacatgggtatccagatcccgctgttggttattgaccggagaggcgtctcggtcatgtctgcatgtctcccgaagccgtagggtctacacacttaaggtccggtgacgctagggttgtagagatatatgtatgcggaaacccgaaagttgtttggagtcccggatgagatcccggacgtcacgagaggttccggaatggtccggaggtgaagaattatatataggaagtcaagtttcggccaccgggaaagtttcgggggttaccggtattgtaccgggaccaccggaagggtcccgggggtccaccgggtggggccacctatcccggagggcccggtgggctgaaagtggaagggaaccagcccttagtgggctggggtgccccccttgggcctccccccatgcgcctagggttgggaaccctagggggggggggagttcccccttgccttggggggcaaggcaaccccttcccccccttgtggccgccgccccccccatgagatctcatctctagggccggcgccccccagggggcctatataaagggggggagggagggcagcaacctacagccttgggcgcctccctcctcccctgcaacacctctctctctcttgcagaagcttggcgaagccctgccggagacccgctacatccaccaccacgccgtcgtgctgttggatctccatcaacctctccttcccccttgctggatcaagaaggaggagacgtcgctacaccgtacgtgtgttgaacgcggaggtgccgtccgttcggcactcggtcatcggtgatttggatcacggcgagtacgactccgtcatccacgttcattggaacgcttccgctcgcgatctacaagggcatgtatatgcactcccttcccctcgttgctagtacactccatagatgcatcttggtgagcgtaggaaaattttaaaattatgctacgattccctacagtggcatcatgagccaggcctatgcgtagttactatgcacgagtagaacacaaagcagttgtgggcgttgagtttgccaattcttcttgccgctactagtcgtttcttgtttcggcggcattgtaggatgaagcggcccggaccgaccttacacgtacgcttacgtgagactggttccaccgactgacatgcactagttgcataaggtggctagcgggtgtctgtctctcctactttagtcggaacggattcgatgaaaagggtccttatgaagggtaaatagaaattggcaaatcacgttgtggtcatacgtaggtaagaaaacgttcttgctagaaacctacaaaccacgtaaaaacttgcaacaacaattagaggacgtctaacttgtttttgcagcaagtgctatgtgatgtgatatggccagaagatgtgatgaatgatatatgtgatgtatgagattgatcatattcttgtaataggaatcacgacttgcatgtcgatgagtatgacaaccggcaggagccataggagttgtctttattattttgcatgacctgcgtgtcattgaataacgccatgtaatttactttactttgttgctaaacgcgttagccatacaagtagaagtaatcgttggcgtgacgacttcatgaagacacaatgatggagatcatgatgatggagatcatggtgtcatgccggtgacgaagatgatcatggtgccccgaagatggagatcaaaggagcatgatgatattggccatatcatgtcactatttgattgcatgtgatgtttatcatgtttttgcatcttatttgcttagaacgacgatagcaagtaggatgatcccttataataatttcaagaaagtgttcaccctaactgtgcaccgttgcgaaggttcgttgtttcgaagcaccacgtgatgatcgggtgtgatagattctaacgttcgaatacaacgggtgttgacgagcctagcatgtacagacatggcctcggaacacacgcaatacacttaggttgacttgacgagcctagcatgtacagacatggcctcggaacacggaggaccgataggtcgagcatgagtcgtatagaagatacgatcaacatggagatgttcaccgatcttgactagtccgtctcacgtgatgatcggacacggcctagttaaagtcggatcatgtatcacttagatgactagagggatgtctatctgagtgggagttcattaaataatttgattagatgaactcaattatcatgaacttagtctaaaatctttacactatgtcttgtagatctaatggccaacgttgtcctcaatttcaacgcgttcctagagaaaaccaagctgaaagatgatggcagcaactatacggactgggtccgaaacctgaggatcatcctcatagtagccaagaaagattatgtcttagaagcaccgctaggtgaagcaccaatcccagagaaccaagacgttatgaacgcttggcaatcacgtgctgatgattactccctcgttcagtgcggcatgctttacagcttagaaccgagtctccaaaagcgttttgagaaacatggagcatacgagatgttcgaggagctgaaaatggtttttcaagctcatgcccgggtcgagagatatgatgtctccgacaagttcttcagctgtaaaatggaggagaacaggtctgttagtgagcacatactcagaatgtttgggttgcataaccgcttgtctcagctgggagttaatctcccggatgacgcagtcattgacagaatcctccagtcgcttccaccaagctacaagagctttgtgatgaactacaatatgcaggggatggaaaagaccattcccaaggtatattcaatgctgaaatcagcggaaggggagatcagaaaagaacatcaagtgttgatggtgaataaaaccactaagttcaagaagggcaagggtaagaagaacttcaagaaggacggcaagggagttgccgcgcccggtaaaccagttactgggaagaagtcaaagaatggacccaagcccgagactgagtgcttttattgcaagggaagtggtcactggaagcggaactgccccaaatatttagcggacaagaagaaggccggcaacacccaaggtatatgtgatatacaagtaattgatgtgtaccttaccagtactcgtagtagctcctgggtatttgataccggtgcggttgctcatatttgtaactcaaagcaggaactacggaataaacggagactggcaaaggacgaggtgacgatgcgcgtcgggaatggttccaaggtcgatgtgatcgccgtcggcacgctacctctgcatctacccacgggattagttttaaacctcaataattgttatttagtgccagctttgagcatgaacattgtatctggatctcgtttaattcgagatggctactcatttaaatccgagaataatggttgttctatttatttgagagatatgttttatggtcatgccccgctggtcaatggtttatttttgatgaatctcgaacgtgatgttacacatgttcatagtgtgaataccaaaagatgtaaagttgataacgatagtcccacatacttgtggcactgccgccttggtcacattggtgtcaagcgcatgaagaagctccatgcagatggacttttggagtctcttgattacgaatcatttgacacgtgcgaaccatacctcatgggtaagatgaccaagactccgttctccggaacaatggagcgagcaaccaacttattggaaatcatacataccgatgtgtgcggtccaatgagtgttgaggctcgcggaggatatcgttatgttctcactctcactgatgatttaagtagatatgggtatgtctacctaatgaaacacaagtctgaaacctttgaaaagttcaaggaatttcagagtgaagttgagaatcaacgtgacaggaaaataaaattcttacgatcagatcgtggtggagaatatttaagtcacgaatttggtacacacttaaggaaatgtggaatagtttcacaactcacgccgcctggaacacctcagagaaatggtgtgtccgaacgtcgtaatcgcactctattggatatggtgcgatctatgatgtctcttaccgatttaccgctctcattttggggttatgctttagagactgccgcattcactttaaatagggatccgtcaaaatccgttgagacgacaccgtatgaattatggtttgggaagaaacctaagctgtcgtttctaaaagtttggggatgcgatgcttatgtcaagaaacttca
This genomic window contains:
- the LOC109758886 gene encoding 2-isopropylmalate synthase A, which produces MASSSAKPYCCSSLNPAPSNAIARRAALSALPAAKPRRFSHGLAAVAANPRASRSAVLRPVRACLAAPRRPEYVPDRIDDPNYVRIFDTTLRDGEQSPGATMTSAEKLVVARQLARLGVDIIEAGFPASSPDDLDAVRSIAIEVGNTPVGEDGHVPVICGLSRCNKRDIDAAWEAVRHARKPRIHTFIATSEIHMQHKLRKTPDQVVAIAREMVAYARSLGCPDVEFSPEDAGRSNREFLYHILEEVIKAGATTLNIPDTVGYTLPHEFGKLIADIKANTPGIENAIISTHCQNDLGLASANTLAGAYAGARQLEVTINGIGERAGNASLEEVVMAIKCRRELLGGLHTGINSQHITMTSKMVQEHSGLHVQPHKAIVGANAFAHESGIHQDGMLKFKGTYEIISPDDIGLTRANEFGIVLGKLSGRHAVRTKLVELGYEINDKEFEDFFKRYKEVAEKKKRVTDEDIEALLSDEIFQPKVIWSLGDVQATCGTLGLSTATVKLITIDGEEKIGCSVGTGPVDAAYKAVDQIIQIPTVLREYSMTSVTEGIDAIATTRVVIAGDVSADKPALTSNSNRSFSGSGAAMDVVVSSVRAYLSALNKMSSYVGAVKASSEAPETISVQTTE